In Arthrobacter sp. SLBN-112, a genomic segment contains:
- the pdxS gene encoding pyridoxal 5'-phosphate synthase lyase subunit PdxS codes for MSTPDVSNEAGSSANSVTGSNRVKRGMAEMLKGGVIMDVVNVEQARIAEDAGAVAVMALERVPADIRAQGGVSRMSDPDMIDQIIDAVSIPVMAKARIGHFVEAQILQSLGVDYIDESEVLTPADYVNHIDKWNFKVPFVCGATNLGEALRRINEGAAMIRSKGEAGTGDVSNATGHMRKIRSEIARLSSLPEDELYVAAKELQAPYELVKEVAAAGKLPVVLFTAGGIATPADAAMMMQLGADGVFVGSGIFKSGNPAQRAAAVVKATTFFDDPDVIAKASRGLGEAMVGINVDEIPQPHRLAERGW; via the coding sequence GTGTCTACACCTGATGTAAGCAACGAGGCCGGTTCGTCCGCGAACAGCGTCACGGGCAGCAACCGCGTGAAGCGTGGCATGGCCGAGATGCTCAAGGGCGGCGTCATCATGGACGTCGTCAACGTCGAACAGGCCCGCATCGCCGAGGACGCCGGTGCCGTGGCAGTCATGGCGCTGGAGCGCGTTCCGGCCGACATCCGTGCCCAGGGCGGCGTCTCCCGGATGTCCGATCCGGACATGATCGACCAGATCATCGACGCCGTGTCCATCCCCGTGATGGCCAAGGCCCGCATCGGCCACTTCGTCGAGGCCCAGATCCTGCAGTCCCTCGGTGTCGACTACATCGACGAGTCCGAGGTCCTCACCCCGGCCGACTACGTCAACCACATCGACAAGTGGAACTTCAAGGTTCCCTTCGTCTGTGGTGCCACCAACCTCGGTGAGGCCCTGCGCCGCATCAACGAGGGCGCGGCCATGATCCGCTCCAAGGGTGAGGCCGGCACCGGCGACGTCTCCAACGCCACCGGACACATGCGCAAGATCCGCTCCGAGATCGCCCGGCTGTCCTCCCTGCCCGAGGACGAGCTCTACGTCGCGGCCAAGGAACTGCAGGCCCCCTACGAACTGGTCAAGGAAGTCGCCGCCGCCGGCAAGCTCCCCGTCGTCCTGTTCACGGCCGGCGGTATCGCCACCCCCGCTGACGCCGCCATGATGATGCAGCTTGGCGCCGACGGCGTGTTCGTCGGATCCGGCATCTTCAAGTCCGGCAACCCGGCCCAGCGCGCCGCCGCCGTCGTGAAGGCCACCACCTTCTTCGACGACCCCGACGTCATCGCCAAGGCCTCCCGCGGCCTGGGCGAGGCCATGGTGGGCATCAACGTCGACGAGATCCCCCAGCCGCACCGCCTTGCCGAGCGCGGCTGGTAA
- a CDS encoding chorismate mutase: protein MMATIQGNDRDAQADKEQLAAVRVAVDEVDEQIVTLIARRERLIRIAGTLKGDDAEVRAAGRVERIIEHVRAAAEKKDIDPDIVESTYRAMISAFIELELKIHKETS from the coding sequence ATGATGGCGACAATTCAAGGAAACGATCGGGATGCCCAGGCCGACAAGGAACAGCTCGCAGCTGTCCGGGTTGCCGTTGACGAGGTGGATGAACAGATTGTTACCCTCATCGCCCGCCGCGAACGGCTGATCCGGATCGCCGGCACCCTGAAGGGCGACGACGCCGAGGTGCGGGCCGCTGGCCGCGTTGAGCGGATCATTGAACACGTCCGGGCCGCGGCGGAGAAAAAGGACATCGACCCGGACATCGTCGAGTCAACCTACCGGGCTATGATCTCCGCGTTCATCGAACTCGAACTGAAGATCCATAAGGAAACCAGCTAG
- a CDS encoding DNA polymerase III subunit alpha produces the protein MSFTHLHVSTAFSAHYGVSWPEELAQAAANDGATALACTDRDGLYGTIKHLKACMAAGIDPIVGVDLAVFDDDGDHRTQVAGRVVVLARGHNNGAGYRALCRLVSDAHARTSGKAGGTVPVAVTRAELASRTLDPVTLKPVLTVLIGPDSDVGRAMGGRRYLRPRTLFKQWLDAMPAGTVVAEIVSQLSAPGSPLSTAHAVRMLRLAEEHHVPAVLSNAVRYCAADGAPTADVLDSARTLKSLPELAGEPLLQPTGQGWLKTADQMLGLGREIISAAGYGAADLKQLMAQTEALADLCRMDPSTDMGWKQPVVPEASVIGITQDPHVELIQRCHAGIGRRFPGIGGRNEKTMLARLEHELGIIRNLGFSSYFLTVAEVSRMIQDMGVRAAARGSGASSLVNYLIEVSHVNPLQHDLIFERFLSNDRATLPDIDIDVESAERHNVYHQIFERFGSERVTLMSMQNGYRARGAVRDAGLALGMDDDEVGEIAKQLWRFSARKFREALQEKPELREFAGRVEHRDADGNQQLDLLVDLTERLDRLPRHISMHPCGVILGDATLLDRTPVQPSGLGLPMSQFDKHDMDPMGMLKLDVLGVRMQSAMAFAVREVIRLHPTKAEVVAAGRHPAGPDGSGPDYIAANGRIDLNAVPLDDEPTYELIRSTHTLGCFQIESPGQRELIGKLAPREFNDLIIDISLFRPGPMKSDMVRPFLEHRHGFAPEVYPHPDLKPVLQETHGVTVFHEQILKTFHVMTGCGLARADEFRRALGNEVLEGAVEEFFRREARNRSYSPEVVDKVWGTLKAFGSFGFCKAHGAAFAVPTYQSAWLKTHHPEAFLAGLWEHDPGMYPKRLLVAEARRLDIPILPLDINRSHGEYRVERVEAGKDQGKLGIRLSLNGIYGLSATELKRIVAGQPYDSLADLRARSRLSKPSIRRLAQLGAFDSLHREAGGQANRADLVQHLQQLQTGKGARKGVEVLDGQLSFPLGDVELRNIKPGLPAPTLVENVRAELDLMAVDVSSHLMDSHRPLLDRLGVTTADSLLSLRNGTEVLVAGVRVATQTPPMRGGRRVVFISIDDGTGCVDSVFFHEAQESAGPLLFGTRLLLIRGTTRRTGPRGISLSASMAWDLARTETLPFPDSTPPPDSGGPHPLDGISRALAITGFSG, from the coding sequence ATGAGCTTCACTCACCTCCACGTTTCCACAGCATTCAGCGCCCACTACGGCGTCTCCTGGCCGGAGGAACTTGCACAGGCCGCCGCAAATGACGGCGCCACAGCCCTGGCCTGCACCGATCGGGACGGCCTGTACGGCACCATCAAACACCTCAAAGCGTGCATGGCTGCGGGCATCGACCCCATTGTGGGGGTGGACCTTGCGGTCTTTGACGACGACGGTGACCACCGCACGCAGGTAGCCGGCCGGGTGGTGGTGCTGGCCCGCGGGCACAACAATGGTGCCGGGTACCGTGCGCTGTGCCGGCTGGTCTCCGACGCCCACGCACGGACCTCCGGGAAGGCCGGGGGAACTGTGCCCGTGGCAGTCACCCGTGCCGAACTTGCCTCCCGGACCCTCGACCCTGTGACCCTCAAGCCGGTGCTGACCGTCCTGATTGGTCCGGACTCCGACGTCGGAAGAGCCATGGGCGGGCGGCGATACCTTCGTCCCCGGACGCTGTTCAAACAATGGCTGGATGCCATGCCCGCGGGAACCGTCGTTGCAGAAATCGTCTCCCAGCTCAGCGCACCCGGTTCTCCCCTCAGCACCGCCCATGCAGTCCGCATGCTCCGGCTCGCCGAGGAACACCATGTGCCCGCCGTCCTCAGCAACGCGGTGCGGTACTGCGCTGCGGACGGAGCGCCAACCGCAGATGTCCTGGACTCTGCCCGGACGTTGAAGTCCCTGCCGGAACTTGCAGGGGAACCGCTGCTCCAGCCCACCGGCCAGGGATGGCTGAAAACCGCGGACCAGATGCTCGGCCTGGGCAGGGAAATCATTTCCGCTGCAGGGTATGGGGCCGCCGACCTCAAGCAGCTGATGGCCCAAACTGAGGCGCTCGCCGACCTCTGCCGGATGGACCCCAGCACGGACATGGGGTGGAAGCAGCCCGTGGTGCCGGAGGCCTCAGTCATTGGCATCACCCAGGATCCACACGTTGAACTTATCCAGCGGTGCCACGCGGGAATCGGCAGGCGGTTCCCCGGGATCGGCGGCCGGAACGAAAAAACGATGCTGGCACGGTTGGAGCATGAGCTGGGCATCATCCGGAACCTGGGATTCTCGTCCTACTTCCTGACCGTGGCAGAGGTATCCAGGATGATCCAGGACATGGGAGTCAGGGCGGCAGCCCGGGGATCCGGGGCGTCCAGCCTGGTCAATTACCTGATCGAGGTCAGCCACGTAAACCCCTTGCAGCACGACCTCATCTTTGAACGGTTCCTCTCCAACGACCGCGCCACCCTCCCGGACATCGACATCGACGTCGAAAGCGCTGAACGCCATAACGTCTACCACCAAATTTTCGAACGCTTCGGTTCCGAGCGCGTCACCCTGATGAGCATGCAAAACGGATACCGGGCCCGTGGGGCAGTGCGCGACGCCGGGCTGGCGCTGGGGATGGACGATGACGAAGTGGGGGAGATTGCCAAGCAGCTGTGGCGGTTCTCAGCCAGGAAGTTCCGCGAAGCGCTGCAGGAAAAGCCCGAGCTCCGGGAGTTCGCGGGCCGGGTGGAACATCGCGACGCCGACGGAAACCAGCAGTTGGACCTGCTGGTGGACTTGACCGAGCGGCTGGACCGGCTGCCGCGGCACATCTCGATGCACCCCTGCGGGGTCATCCTGGGGGACGCCACCCTCCTGGACCGCACCCCGGTCCAGCCCAGCGGCCTGGGCTTGCCCATGAGCCAGTTCGATAAACACGACATGGACCCCATGGGAATGCTCAAGCTCGATGTCCTGGGCGTCCGGATGCAAAGCGCCATGGCCTTCGCGGTCCGGGAGGTGATCCGCCTGCACCCGACCAAGGCCGAGGTGGTGGCTGCCGGCCGCCACCCCGCAGGTCCCGACGGCAGCGGACCTGACTACATCGCCGCGAACGGCCGGATCGACCTCAACGCCGTCCCCCTCGACGACGAACCCACCTATGAGCTGATCCGCAGCACCCACACCCTGGGGTGTTTCCAGATCGAATCCCCGGGACAACGGGAACTGATTGGAAAGCTGGCACCCCGGGAATTCAACGACCTCATCATCGACATCTCCCTGTTCCGGCCAGGGCCGATGAAATCGGACATGGTGCGTCCCTTCCTGGAACACCGTCACGGTTTCGCCCCGGAGGTGTACCCGCACCCGGACCTCAAACCGGTACTCCAGGAAACCCATGGAGTGACGGTCTTCCACGAGCAGATCCTCAAGACCTTCCATGTCATGACCGGTTGCGGCCTGGCCCGCGCGGACGAATTCAGGCGCGCCCTCGGCAACGAGGTCCTGGAGGGGGCGGTGGAGGAATTCTTCCGCCGCGAAGCCCGTAACAGAAGCTACTCTCCCGAGGTGGTGGACAAGGTCTGGGGAACCCTCAAAGCGTTCGGCAGCTTTGGTTTCTGCAAAGCCCACGGGGCAGCCTTTGCCGTACCCACATACCAGTCGGCCTGGCTCAAGACCCACCATCCCGAAGCGTTCCTGGCCGGGCTCTGGGAGCACGACCCAGGAATGTATCCCAAGCGGCTGCTGGTGGCCGAAGCCCGGCGGCTCGACATCCCCATCCTGCCGCTGGACATCAACCGCAGCCACGGCGAGTACCGGGTGGAACGGGTGGAGGCAGGCAAGGACCAGGGAAAGCTGGGAATCCGGCTGAGCTTGAACGGGATCTACGGTCTTTCAGCGACTGAATTGAAGCGGATTGTCGCCGGGCAGCCCTACGACTCCCTGGCGGACCTCAGGGCGCGCTCGCGGCTCAGCAAGCCCAGTATCAGGCGCCTCGCCCAGTTGGGGGCCTTTGATTCACTGCACCGTGAAGCCGGAGGGCAGGCCAACCGGGCAGACCTTGTACAGCACCTCCAACAACTCCAAACAGGCAAAGGGGCACGCAAGGGTGTGGAAGTCCTGGATGGCCAACTGTCATTTCCCCTGGGCGATGTTGAACTGCGGAATATCAAACCAGGGCTGCCGGCACCCACCCTGGTGGAAAACGTCAGGGCCGAACTCGATCTCATGGCCGTCGATGTCAGCAGCCACCTGATGGACAGCCACCGGCCATTGCTGGACAGGCTCGGCGTCACCACCGCCGACTCCCTGCTCAGCCTTCGCAATGGCACCGAGGTCCTGGTGGCCGGTGTCCGGGTGGCAACCCAGACCCCTCCGATGCGTGGCGGCAGGCGGGTGGTTTTCATCAGCATCGACGACGGCACCGGCTGCGTGGATTCGGTCTTCTTCCATGAGGCGCAGGAAAGTGCGGGACCCCTCCTTTTTGGTACCCGTTTGCTGCTGATCCGCGGCACCACCCGAAGGACCGGCCCCCGGGGCATCAGCCTGAGCGCGAGCATGGCCTGGGACCTGGCCAGGACAGAGACTTTGCCGTTCCCGGATTCAACACCTCCTCCGGACTCCGGCGGCCCGCATCCCCTGGACGGCATCAGCCGGGCGCTGGCAATCACCGGTTTCAGCGGCTGA
- a CDS encoding DUF6504 family protein: MGMFSESIDVACSASGQPESLTWAGKEYLVCAEPVRWYERRQWWAEDARAPLGSGPGVVDHEIWRIQVLPAAANHASEPLTLDLTRHVSSGRWRLLRIHDALRPRTA; encoded by the coding sequence ATGGGCATGTTCAGCGAGTCCATTGACGTGGCGTGTTCCGCATCCGGTCAGCCTGAATCGCTGACGTGGGCGGGCAAGGAATATCTCGTCTGCGCTGAACCCGTCCGGTGGTATGAACGCCGGCAGTGGTGGGCAGAAGACGCCAGGGCTCCCTTAGGCAGCGGACCAGGAGTGGTTGACCACGAAATCTGGCGAATCCAGGTGCTTCCTGCTGCCGCGAACCATGCTTCAGAACCCCTTACCCTCGACCTGACCCGGCATGTCAGCAGCGGCCGGTGGCGGCTGCTGCGGATCCATGACGCCCTTCGCCCCAGAACAGCATGA
- a CDS encoding HIT domain-containing protein — protein sequence MQENTGAGYPGDAGVTDDFDLAGVPDAFQRLWTPHRMAYIKGGQHQFKNENDCPFCVGPGRTDEEALIVHRGRTCYVVLNLFPYNPGHLLVCPYRHIPDYTDLTLEETAEFADLTQTAMRVLRKVANPGGFNLGMNQGVVGGAGISAHLHQHIVPRWGGDGNFFPIIAQTKAITQTLDEVRQQVADAWPGESDAE from the coding sequence GTGCAGGAGAACACAGGCGCAGGGTATCCAGGTGATGCCGGCGTTACCGACGACTTTGACCTGGCCGGTGTCCCGGACGCCTTCCAGCGCCTGTGGACTCCGCACCGCATGGCCTACATCAAGGGCGGTCAGCACCAGTTCAAGAATGAAAACGACTGCCCGTTCTGCGTTGGCCCGGGCCGCACCGACGAAGAGGCACTCATCGTCCACCGCGGCCGGACGTGCTACGTGGTGCTGAACTTGTTTCCGTACAACCCCGGCCACCTGCTGGTTTGCCCCTACCGGCACATCCCGGACTACACGGACCTGACCCTTGAGGAAACAGCTGAGTTCGCCGACCTGACCCAGACGGCCATGCGGGTCCTGCGCAAGGTGGCCAATCCAGGCGGGTTCAACCTGGGCATGAACCAGGGCGTTGTGGGCGGCGCCGGTATCTCCGCCCACCTGCACCAGCACATCGTTCCGCGGTGGGGCGGGGACGGTAACTTTTTCCCCATCATCGCCCAGACTAAAGCCATCACCCAGACCCTCGACGAGGTCCGGCAGCAAGTGGCCGACGCCTGGCCCGGGGAGTCGGATGCTGAATAG
- the thrS gene encoding threonine--tRNA ligase, which yields MSDAQQITLLVDGEETKVTTGTTGAELFFERRDVVVARVNGELKDLDQELPEGAEVEGVTIDSPDGLNVLRHSTAHVMAQAVQQLRPDAKLGIGPYITDGFYFDFDVSEPFTPEDLKTLEKMMQKIINQNQKFVRRVVNEGEAREAMKNEPYKLELLGKKNEAAEAGEGVNVEVGAGDITIYDNVERKEGTTVWCDLCRGPHLPNTKLISNAFALTRSSSAYWLGNQKNQQLQRIYGTAWPTKEALKAYQERIAEAERRDHRKLGSELDLFSFPDELGSGLPVFHPKGGIIRKEMEDYSRRRHVEAGYEFVYTPHITKGHLYEVSGHLDWYKDGMFPAMHVDAELNEDGTVRKPGQDYYLKPMNCPMHNLIFRSRGRSYRELPLRLFEFGSVYRYEKSGVVHGLTRVRGMTQDDAHIYCTREQMKDELTKTLNFVLDLLKDYGLNDFYLELSTKDPEKYVGDDATWEEATRTLAEVAQESGLELVPDPGGAAFYGPKISVQAKDALGRTWQMSTIQLDFNLPERFELEFQAADGSRQRPVMIHRALFGSVERFMGVLTEHYAGAFPAWLAPVQVVGIPVAEAFNEYMFDVVDELKAAGIRAEVDTSSDRFPKKIRTASKDKIPFVLIAGGDDAEAGAVSFRFRDGSQDNGVPVAEAVKRITEAVRNRTS from the coding sequence GTGTCAGATGCCCAGCAGATCACCCTTCTCGTCGATGGCGAAGAGACCAAGGTGACTACCGGGACAACCGGTGCGGAACTCTTCTTTGAGCGCCGTGACGTTGTTGTAGCCCGCGTCAACGGCGAGCTGAAGGACCTGGACCAGGAACTTCCCGAGGGCGCCGAGGTGGAGGGCGTCACCATTGATTCCCCCGACGGCCTGAACGTCCTGCGCCACTCCACCGCCCACGTGATGGCTCAAGCGGTGCAGCAGCTGCGTCCCGACGCCAAGCTTGGCATCGGCCCCTACATCACCGATGGGTTCTACTTCGACTTCGATGTTTCCGAGCCCTTCACACCCGAGGACCTCAAGACCCTCGAAAAGATGATGCAGAAGATCATCAACCAGAACCAGAAGTTCGTCCGCCGCGTGGTCAACGAAGGCGAGGCCCGGGAGGCCATGAAGAACGAGCCCTACAAGCTCGAACTGCTCGGGAAGAAGAACGAGGCCGCCGAGGCCGGGGAGGGTGTGAACGTCGAGGTCGGCGCCGGCGACATCACCATCTACGACAACGTGGAGCGCAAGGAAGGCACCACCGTCTGGTGCGATCTCTGCCGCGGCCCGCACCTGCCCAACACCAAGCTCATCTCCAACGCATTCGCCCTGACCCGCTCCTCCTCTGCCTACTGGCTGGGCAACCAGAAGAACCAGCAGCTGCAGCGCATCTACGGCACCGCCTGGCCCACCAAGGAAGCCCTGAAGGCCTACCAGGAGCGCATCGCCGAGGCCGAGCGCCGCGACCACCGCAAGCTCGGCTCTGAACTGGACCTGTTCTCCTTCCCGGACGAGCTTGGCTCCGGCCTGCCCGTCTTCCACCCTAAGGGCGGCATCATCCGCAAGGAGATGGAGGACTACTCCCGCCGGCGCCACGTCGAAGCCGGCTACGAGTTCGTTTACACCCCGCACATCACCAAGGGCCACCTGTACGAGGTCTCGGGGCACCTGGACTGGTATAAGGACGGCATGTTCCCCGCCATGCACGTGGACGCCGAACTCAACGAGGACGGCACCGTGCGCAAGCCCGGCCAGGACTACTACCTGAAGCCGATGAACTGCCCCATGCACAACCTCATCTTCCGCTCACGCGGCCGGTCCTACCGCGAACTGCCGCTGCGGCTGTTCGAATTCGGTTCGGTCTACCGGTACGAGAAGTCCGGCGTGGTGCACGGCCTCACCCGCGTCCGCGGCATGACACAGGACGACGCCCACATCTACTGCACCCGCGAGCAGATGAAGGACGAGCTCACCAAGACCCTGAACTTCGTCCTGGACCTGCTGAAGGACTATGGGCTGAACGACTTCTACCTGGAGCTGTCCACCAAGGACCCGGAGAAGTACGTAGGCGACGACGCTACCTGGGAGGAAGCCACCCGGACCCTCGCCGAGGTGGCGCAGGAGTCCGGACTGGAACTGGTACCGGATCCGGGCGGAGCCGCGTTCTACGGACCCAAGATCTCCGTGCAGGCCAAGGATGCGCTGGGCCGGACCTGGCAGATGTCCACCATCCAGCTGGACTTCAACCTGCCCGAACGGTTCGAACTGGAATTCCAGGCCGCGGACGGAAGCCGCCAGCGTCCCGTGATGATCCACCGTGCGCTGTTCGGATCCGTGGAGCGGTTCATGGGCGTCCTGACCGAGCACTACGCCGGCGCGTTCCCCGCCTGGCTGGCCCCGGTCCAGGTGGTGGGCATTCCCGTGGCGGAGGCCTTCAACGAGTACATGTTCGACGTCGTCGACGAGCTCAAGGCGGCGGGCATCCGCGCCGAGGTGGATACTTCCTCGGACCGCTTCCCCAAGAAGATCCGCACGGCCAGCAAGGACAAGATCCCGTTCGTGCTCATCGCCGGTGGCGACGACGCGGAGGCGGGAGCGGTGTCCTTCCGGTTCCGGGACGGCAGCCAGGACAACGGCGTGCCCGTGGCGGAAGCAGTCAAACGGATTACCGAAGCCGTTCGTAACCGGACCAGCTAG
- the pgsA gene encoding phosphatidylinositol phosphate synthase — translation MLNRHARGFFTALFTPLARWLLRMGVSPDAVTIVGTLGVAVGALGFYPLGQLFWGTLFITAFIFSDVLDGIMARMQNVKSRWGNFLDSTLDRIADGALFAGVAVWFYTGGNNATIATAALVCLVLGMVVSYARAKAESLGFTANVGIAERAERLVSVLVVTGLTGLGLPTVVLLATLVLLAAASLVTVVQRIISVRRQALAEPTPAD, via the coding sequence ATGCTGAATAGGCATGCGCGCGGGTTCTTCACCGCCCTGTTCACCCCGCTGGCCCGCTGGCTCCTTCGGATGGGTGTTTCCCCGGACGCGGTGACCATCGTCGGAACCCTCGGCGTCGCAGTGGGGGCACTCGGGTTCTACCCGCTGGGCCAATTGTTCTGGGGAACGCTCTTCATTACTGCATTCATCTTCTCCGACGTCCTGGACGGCATCATGGCCCGGATGCAGAACGTGAAGAGCCGCTGGGGCAACTTCCTTGACTCCACCCTGGACCGGATCGCCGATGGCGCGCTCTTCGCCGGTGTGGCCGTCTGGTTCTACACCGGCGGCAACAATGCCACCATCGCCACGGCAGCCTTGGTCTGCCTGGTCCTGGGCATGGTCGTCTCGTACGCGCGTGCCAAGGCCGAATCGCTGGGTTTCACGGCCAATGTGGGGATCGCCGAGCGGGCCGAACGCCTGGTGTCGGTCCTGGTAGTCACCGGCCTCACCGGCCTGGGGCTCCCGACCGTGGTGCTCCTGGCAACACTGGTCCTCCTGGCGGCGGCAAGCCTTGTCACAGTGGTTCAGCGCATCATCTCTGTGCGCCGGCAGGCATTGGCGGAACCTACGCCGGCTGATTAG